One window of the Eucalyptus grandis isolate ANBG69807.140 chromosome 6, ASM1654582v1, whole genome shotgun sequence genome contains the following:
- the LOC104453190 gene encoding LOW QUALITY PROTEIN: subtilisin-like protease SBT3 (The sequence of the model RefSeq protein was modified relative to this genomic sequence to represent the inferred CDS: inserted 4 bases in 3 codons), which yields MTMECNMLCKLFLLISIVVFASAKDYRKPYIIYMDESALPASFSRHHDWYTSLLSSLSSSPDEIDPTHLYTYNHALNGFSAVLSQSQLEKLEQVPGHVASYPDTFGNAHTTYTPKFLGLNRQTGLWPRAEFGDGVIVGVVDSGIWPESESFKDKGMSPVPKRWRGTCESGVDFNASNCNRKLIGARSFSKGMKQQGLNISTTDDYDSPRDSDGHGTHTSSTAAGSPVMDASYFGYAKGTATGMAPAARLAMYKVLFLTDTYDSAATDTLAGMDQAIADGVDILSLSLGFDETSFDLNPIAVGAFAAMXRGIFVACSAGNDGPRGYTMRNGAPWLTTVGAGTVSRDFAANIVLGNGTLTVRGKSIFPEDLLISRVPLYFGRGNRSXEICNGYSLDPKDVAGKIVFCDFVSEDYEVNTHEITQAGAAGAIFSIGPGALRIPENFTIPFVAVVPEDGDRIKDYLLKSENPTVSIKFLITIXGTKPAPQVASFSSRGPYRQAPWILKPDMLAPGYNILAAWAPNREIAQIGQSYLLGDYKLESGTSMSAPHVAGVAALLKSAHPDWSPAAIRSAMMTTAYILDNTNEPIIDMTTQASGTPLDFGAGHIDPEKASDPGLIYDIEPEDYVNFLCGMNYSANQIKIISGRSNFSCASATLDINYPSFTVILNKTNTTSVTFKRVLTNVADGPASYQATVTTPSSMKATAKPSELWFTSKYDRAEFNLTVEISLEGSTPRRNYIGNYGYISWKEINGTRVVRSPIVSAYAL from the exons ATGACAATGGAATGTAATATGCTTTGTAAGCTCTTTCTTCTCATCTCGATCGTAGTGTTCGCTTCGGCCAAAGACTACCGAAAACCCTATATAATCTATATGGACGAATCGGCATTGCCCGCTTCGTTCTCGCGTCACCATGACTGGTACACGTCGCTTCTGTCGTCCCTGTCGTCGTCCCCCGACGAAATTGATCCGACCCATCTCTACACATACAACCATGCCTTGAATGGATTCAGTGCAGTGTTGTCACAGTCCCAATTGGAGAAGCTGGAGCAGGTTCCTGGTCATGTTGCGTCATATCCGGACACATTCGGAAACGCTCACACAACATATACTCCTAAGTTCCTTGGCCTGAACAGACAGACAGGCCTCTGGCCAAGAGCCGAATTCGGCGACGGCGTGATCGTCGGTGTCGTAGACTCCGGGATATGGCCCGAGAGCGAGAGCTTCAAGGACAAGGGCATGTCCCCCGTGCCGAAGAGATGGCGAGGCACTTGCGAGTCCGGGGTGGACTTCAACGCGTCCAACTGCAACCGGAAGCTCATTGGAGCCCGATCGTTCAGCAAAGGAATGAAGCAGCAAGGCTTGAACATATCGACGACCGATGACTACGATTCCCCGAGGGATTCTGACGGGCATGGGACCCACACGTCGTCCACAGCGGCCGGAAGCCCCGTGATGGATGCTAGCTACTTCGGCTATGCCAAGGGCACGGCAACAGGTATGGCACCCGCTGCTAGGCTCGCGATGTACAAGGTGTTATTCCTGACCGACACGTACGACTCGGCTGCGACGGACACCCTAGCAGGCATGGACCAAGCCATAGCGGACGGCGTCGATATATTGTCTCTATCGCTTGGATTTGACGAGACATCGTTCGACCTTAATCCAATCGCTGTGGGAGCTTTCGCAGCAAT GAGAGGAATCTTCGTTGCTTGTTCAGCAGGTAACGACGGCCCTCGAGGATACACGATGCGAAATGGAGCTCCGTGGCTAACGACTGTCGGCGCTGGAACCGTATCAAGGGACTTTGCGGCCAATATAGTCCTCGGCAACGGAACCTTAACTGTTAGAGGAAAATCCATCTTCCCAGAAGATCTGCTTATCTCAAGAGTTCCTCTATACTTTGGCCGCGGCAACAGAA AAGAAATCTGCAACGGTTACTCTCTTGACCCGAAGGATGTCGCTGGGAAGATAGTTTTCTGCGACTTTGTTAGTGAAGACTACGAAGTCAATACCCACGAAATCACCCAAGCCGGAGCTGCAGGTGCCATCTTCAGTATTGGACCCGGGGCTTTACGCATACCCGAAAACTTCACTATCCCGTTCGTGGCCGTCGTACCGGAAGATGGAGATAGAATCAAGGACTACTTGCTGAAGTCAGAGAATCCGACAGTCAGCATCAAGTTCTTgataacca tcgggaccaAACCAGCTCCTCAGGTAGCATCGTTTTCGTCTCGAGGACCGTACCGTCAGGCCCCGTGGATCTTGAAGCCGGATATGTTAGCTCCTGGATACAATATTTTGGCAGCATGGGCGCCGAACCGAGAAATAGCACAGATAGGTCAGAGCTACTTGCTTGGTGACTACAAGCTCGAATCGGGAACTTCCATGTCGGCTCCTCATGTGGCTGGAGTCGCTGCGCTGCTAAAATCAGCCCATCCAGATTGGAGCCCCGCTGCTATCCGATCGGCAATGATGACCACGGCTTACATTCTCGATAACACCAATGAGCCCATCATCGACATGACCACTCAAGCTTCAGGGACGCCTCTTGATTTCGGAGCAGGACATATAGATCCGGAAAAGGCTTCAGATCCCGGTCTGATCTACGACATCGAACCCGAGGATTACGTCAATTTCCTCTGCGGAATGAACTATTCCGCCAATCAGATAAAGATCATAAGCGGGAGATCGAACTTCTCTTGCGCGTCCGCGACTCTTGACATCAACTACCCTTCATTCACGGTCATCCTCAACAAAACCAACACCACGAGCGTCACTTTCAAAAGAGTCCTAACCAACGTGGCCGACGGGCCTGCAAGTTACCAGGCCACAGTGACAACTCCGTCGAGCATGAAGGCCACAGCAAAACCCTCGGAGCTGTGGTTCACTAGCAAGTACGACAGAGCCGAGTTCAACTTGACGGTAGAGATCTCTCTGGAAGGGTCGACTCCACGGCGCAATTACATAGGTAACTACGGGTACATCAGTTGGAAGGAGATCAATGGAACCCGCGTTGTGAGAAGTCCCATCGTCTCAGCTTACGCTCTCTAG